The Anaerolineae bacterium genome includes a window with the following:
- a CDS encoding sigma-70 family RNA polymerase sigma factor produces the protein MEKDLSPVIQRVLAGEFEAFEEIVEACQKPVYNLAFRLLQDHEDAKDVAQEAFLRAFRNLSFYDSKRPFIRWLLAIVYNLSMDCLRRRTKEKKAMKAASFMARHKSQSFNPSGIEWQELLNKLEEGDRAIVILKYWHGFTCSEIGEIVGLGEEAVKARLHRARLRLADELRREGWLP, from the coding sequence ATGGAGAAAGATCTGAGCCCTGTTATCCAGCGGGTTCTTGCAGGGGAATTTGAGGCTTTTGAAGAGATTGTGGAAGCTTGCCAAAAACCCGTGTACAATCTGGCTTTCCGTTTGCTACAGGACCATGAAGATGCCAAGGATGTGGCTCAGGAGGCGTTCCTCCGGGCTTTCAGAAACCTCAGCTTTTACGATTCAAAAAGACCTTTTATCCGATGGCTCCTGGCTATAGTTTACAATCTTTCCATGGATTGTCTGCGCCGGCGGACAAAGGAGAAGAAGGCGATGAAGGCGGCTTCATTTATGGCCAGGCATAAGAGCCAGAGCTTCAATCCTTCCGGGATAGAATGGCAGGAATTGCTCAATAAACTTGAGGAAGGGGATAGGGCTATCGTGATCCTTAAATACTGGCACGGATTTACCTGCAGCGAGATAGGGGAAATCGTGGGATTGGGGGAAGAAGCTGTTAAAGCGAGGCTTCACAGGGCAAGGCTTCGCCTGGCGGATGAGCTCAGGAGGGAAGGGTGGCTGCCCTGA